DNA sequence from the Fibrobacter succinogenes genome:
GGCAGAACTTAGTGACGTCATCCTGAACGTAGTGAAGGATCCAGGGCAGATTAGAATGAATAGATTGTCATTGCGAGGAGCGGAATGCGACGCGGCAATCTATAAATTAAAGTAACTATGAACGAACGAATTTTAGACCTTTTCACGAAAAATGCGCTTGAATCGGCGCGTGCGAACAATACGTACCGCACGTTGCGTCACATCTCGTCGCCAGAAGCATCGCATGTGACGATTGCGGGCAAGGATACGGTTTTGCTCGCGTCGAATTCTTACTTGGATTTGGCAAACGTTCCTGAACTCAAGCAGGCGATGGCGGATGCGGTCCTTGAATGGGGTACGGGGAGCGGTGGCGCTCGCCTCACGACCGGCAACAAGACTCCCCACGATGAACTTGAAGAATTTATTGCAAAGTTCAAAGGCGAAGAGGCGGCTATCGCGTTCAATACGGGCTACATGGCAAACGTGGGTACGATTTCGGCGTTGTGCGGCAAGAACGATTTTATTTTCAGCGACGAACTGAATCACGCAAGCATTATCGATGGCATTCGCCTTTCCCGGGCAAAATGCTTTGTGTACAAGCACAACGACATGGCTGATTTGGAACGTGTAATTGAGACGGCGAAAGCGGAATTCTTTGCACAAAGCGCATCGACAAACGCTGTTTTAAGTGATGCGGAAAATGCGAAACAAGTTGCGCATCCCTTCCGCGGGCTCATTGTGACCGATGCCGTTTTCAGCATGGATGGCGATTTGGCGAACTTGCCGGAGCTTTTGCGGATTGCGAAAGCGCATGGCGTGTTGCTCATGATTGATGAGGCGCATGCCACGGGCGTCCTTGGGCGCACGGGGCGCGGACTTGCGGAACATTACAATTGTGCTCATGCCGATGTGACTGTCGGGACTTTGAGCAAGGCCGTGGCCGCCGAAGGCGGCTTTGTCGCCGGTTCCAAGCAGTTGATTGAATTCTTGAAAAACAAGTCTCGCAGTTTCATTTTCACGACGGCGATGGCCCCTGCGGTGGCTGCTGCGGCTTGTCAGAATTTAAAATTCATTGATGCGCATCCGGAACGTGTTCAGCAATTGCGTGACAACGTGAAATTCTTTTGCGATACCTTGCGCCTGCACGGGTTACAAGTTCCGCAAACGGAATCGGCGATTATTCCCATTGTCATTGGCGATGAAGCGAAGGCATTGCGGATTTCGGAAACGCTCCAGAATGAGGGCGTCTTGATTCCTGCAATCCGTTATCCGACGGTTGCAAAAGGGCAGGCCCGCTTACGCGCAAGCCTCATGGCAACGCATACAAAAGAAGAACTTCAAACTGCCGCGACAGCAATTGCTCAAATCATAAAATCAACGAACTAGTATCTCATTTGAAACTTTAATCGTCATTCTCGACCGAAGGGAGGGAATCCAGTGAAAATCCCGTCGCAAATGTAGAACGAGAAATAATGGTTCCCCTACGCTTCGCTTCGAGGATGACAGCTCAGGATGACGATACGTAAATGAATAGATTGCTTCGCGATAATATCGCTCGCAATGACGAATTATAATTTAGGATGAAAAAATGATTGATTTTTTATCTAAAGAATCTTCTCAAACCTCAAAGGGAGCCGTAGGCGACCGAGCCCGAACCT
Encoded proteins:
- a CDS encoding 8-amino-7-oxononanoate synthase, which codes for MNERILDLFTKNALESARANNTYRTLRHISSPEASHVTIAGKDTVLLASNSYLDLANVPELKQAMADAVLEWGTGSGGARLTTGNKTPHDELEEFIAKFKGEEAAIAFNTGYMANVGTISALCGKNDFIFSDELNHASIIDGIRLSRAKCFVYKHNDMADLERVIETAKAEFFAQSASTNAVLSDAENAKQVAHPFRGLIVTDAVFSMDGDLANLPELLRIAKAHGVLLMIDEAHATGVLGRTGRGLAEHYNCAHADVTVGTLSKAVAAEGGFVAGSKQLIEFLKNKSRSFIFTTAMAPAVAAAACQNLKFIDAHPERVQQLRDNVKFFCDTLRLHGLQVPQTESAIIPIVIGDEAKALRISETLQNEGVLIPAIRYPTVAKGQARLRASLMATHTKEELQTAATAIAQIIKSTN